A single region of the Sciurus carolinensis chromosome 14, mSciCar1.2, whole genome shotgun sequence genome encodes:
- the LOC124964823 gene encoding LOW QUALITY PROTEIN: olfactory receptor 1N1 (The sequence of the model RefSeq protein was modified relative to this genomic sequence to represent the inferred CDS: inserted 1 base in 1 codon), translated as MENQSSVSEFFLRGISELPEQEQLLSGIFLCMYLVTLTGNLLIILAIGSDAHLHTPMYFFLANLSFVDVGLTSSTVTKALVNAQTRHRTISYSGCLTQMYFFLMFGDLDSFFLAVMAYDRYVAICRPLHYPTIMSPRVCVLLLALCWVLTNVVALTHTLLTARLSFCVVGEIAHFFCDIAPVLKLSCSSTRVNELMVFVLGGTVLVVPFVCILVSYVHIVLAVLSVRTPGGGGKAFSTCSSHLCVVCVFYGTLFSAYLCPPSVASEEKNVAAAAMYTVVTPMLNPFIYSLRNKDLKAALERLLXPQKTFFLDIVIARTWTWDPTRGLQFGDLPHTSH; from the exons ATGGAGAACCAATCCAGCGTCTCTGAATTTTTCCTCCGAGGAATATCTGAGTTGCCAGAGCAAGAGCAGTTACTCTCTGGAATTTTCCTGTGTATGTATCTTGTCACCTTGactgggaacctgctcatcatcctggccattGGCTCCGACGcacacctccacacccccatgtacttcttcctggcCAACCTGTCCTTCGTCGACGTGGGTTTAACCTCCTCCACCGTCACCAAGGCGCTGGTGAACGCACAGACTCGGCACCGTACCATCTCCTATTCTGGTTGCCTCACACAGATGTATTTCTTTCTGATGTTTGGTGACCTGGACAGcttcttcctggctgtcatggCATATGACCGATACGTGGCCATCTGCCGCCCTCTCCACTACCCCACGATAATGAGCCCCCGGGTCTGCGTCCTGCTGCTTGCCTTGTGCTGGGTCCTCACTAACGTAGTTGCCCTGACCCACACCCTGCTCACGGCCCGGCTGTCCTTCTGTGTTGTGGGGGAAATTGCTCACTTTTTCTGTGACATAGCTCCTGTCTTGAAGCTCTCGTGTTCCAGCACCCGTGTCAATGAGCTGATGGTTTTTGTCTTAGGAGGCACCGTGCTGGTTGTCCCCTTTGTATGCATCCTCGTCTCCTATGTCCACATTGTACTGGCTGTCCTGAGCGTCCGGACCCCTGGAGGAGGGGGCAAGGCCTTTTCCACCTGCAGCTCCCATCTCTGTGTTGTCTGTGTGTTCTACGGGACCCTTTTCAGCGCCTACCTGTGCCCTCCCTCTGTTGCCTCTGAAGAGAAGAACGTGGCAGCGGCTGCGATGTACACGGTAGTGACTCCCATGCTGAACCCTTTCATCTACAGCCTCAGGAACAAGGACCTGAAGGCAGCCCTGGAGAGGCTCC AGCCACAGAAGACTTTCTTCCTGGATATAGTGATAGCAAGGACATGGACTTGGGATCCCACAAGGGGACTTCAGTTTGGGGATCTGCCACACACTAGCCATTAG
- the LOC124964236 gene encoding olfactory receptor 1J4-like — translation MRRENQSSVSEFLILGLPIQPEEQGMFYALFLAMYLTTVLGNLLIILLIRLDSRLHTPMYFFLSHLALTDISFTSVTVPKMLVSMQTQDRSIPYAGCIAQMYFFIFFTDLDNFLLTSMAYDRYVAICHPLHYTTIMRKELCTLLVVVSWLLSWTSALSHTLLLARLRFCDGNTIPHFFCDLAALLTLSCSDTSLNKLVIFTLGVAVMTLPLLCILISYVRIGATILKVPSSQGICKALSTCGSHLSVVSLYYGTIIGLYFFPSSGTSSNKDIVASILYTVVTPLLNPFIYSLRNRDMKRALKKLFNRATILSR, via the coding sequence ATGAGGAGGGAGAACCAGAGCAGTGTGTCTGAGTTCCTCATCCTGGGGCTTCCCATCCAGCCAGAGGAGCAAGGCATGTTCTACGCCCTGTTCCTGGCCATGTACCTGACCacagtgctggggaacctgctcatcatcctgctcaTCAGGCTGGACTCTcgcctccacacccccatgtacttcttcctcagccacTTGGCCCTCACTGACATCTCCTTTACATCTGTCActgtcccaaagatgctggtgagcATGCAAACTCAGGATCGGTCCATCCCTTATGCAGGATGTATAGCACAgatgtattttttcatatttttcactgATCTGGACAATTTCCTTCTGACCTCAATGGCCTATGAcaggtatgtggccatctgtcaccccctgcactacACCACCATCATGAGAAAGGAGCTATGTACCTTGCTGGTAGTGGTGTCTTGGCTCCTGTCCTGGACCAGTGCTCTGTCTCACACCCTCCTCCTGGCTAGGCTGCGCTTCTGTGATGGCAACACCATCCCCCATTTCTTTTGTGACCTTGCTGCCTTACTCACACTCTCATGCTCAGACACCTCCCTCAACAAACTGGTCATTTTCACCCTGGGAGTGGCAGTCATGACTCTACCGTTGCTGTGCATCCTGATCTCTTATGTCCGCATCGGGGCCACCATCCTGAAAGTTCCATCTAGCCAAGGGATCTGCAAAGCCTTGtccacctgtggctcccacctctCTGTGGTGTCCCTATATTATGGCACAATTATTGGACTTTATTTCTTCCCCTCATCTGGCACCTCCAGTAACAAGGACATAGTTGCTTCTATTTTGTACACAGTGGTCACCCCGCTGCTGAACCCCTTCATTTATAGCCTTAGGAACAGAGACATGAAGAGGGCTCTGAAGAAACTCTTCAATAGGGCAACAATCTTGTCTCGATAA